From Streptomyces sp. NBC_01460, a single genomic window includes:
- a CDS encoding LolA family protein: MAPNDSAETNGEATGTVVGRRKAARYIVPFAVAGVAAATIGLVPALADSGDPDLPDITAQELIEKIAASDEEQLSGTVKVSTDLGIPSLGGLAGSFAPGSGSGGSSASPDAKLMELASGTHTLRVAADGPDKQRLSILGEGSEYSLVHHGDDVWGYDSESNEVYHADSGERAGGKAEEHKAPKGVPATPEELAEEALAAADDTTSVTVDGTAQVAGRDAYKLLIKPKQSGSTIGSVTVAVDASTGVPLKFTLAPSGGGKAVVDAGFTQVDFAKPAASSFSFTPPKGAKVTEADELKAGAEEKGAAEKARKDLGALEGFQGLNVIGEGWNAVAEIEVPGGAGLPAQGSGDVPAQAQQFLDALGDKVTGDFGSGTVFKTRLVNALLTDDGKVYVGAVTKDALVKAADTAK, translated from the coding sequence ATGGCACCGAACGACAGCGCGGAGACCAACGGCGAGGCCACGGGCACTGTCGTGGGCCGCCGGAAGGCGGCGCGCTACATCGTCCCGTTCGCGGTGGCGGGAGTGGCGGCGGCGACGATCGGGCTCGTCCCGGCGCTGGCGGACTCCGGCGACCCGGATCTGCCGGACATCACCGCCCAGGAACTCATCGAGAAGATCGCCGCGTCGGACGAGGAGCAGCTCTCCGGCACGGTGAAGGTCAGCACCGACCTCGGCATCCCCTCGCTCGGAGGGCTCGCGGGCTCCTTCGCGCCGGGCTCCGGATCCGGCGGGTCGAGCGCGTCCCCCGACGCCAAGTTGATGGAGCTCGCCTCCGGGACGCACACGCTCCGGGTCGCGGCCGACGGTCCCGACAAGCAGCGCCTCTCCATCCTCGGCGAGGGCTCCGAGTACAGCCTCGTCCACCACGGGGACGACGTCTGGGGCTACGACAGCGAGAGCAACGAGGTCTACCACGCGGACTCCGGCGAGCGCGCGGGCGGCAAGGCCGAGGAGCACAAGGCGCCGAAGGGTGTGCCGGCCACGCCCGAGGAGCTCGCCGAGGAGGCGCTCGCCGCCGCCGACGACACCACGTCCGTCACCGTCGACGGCACCGCGCAGGTCGCGGGGCGCGACGCCTACAAGCTCCTGATCAAGCCCAAGCAGTCCGGCTCGACGATCGGCTCCGTCACGGTCGCCGTCGACGCCTCGACCGGCGTACCCCTGAAGTTCACGCTGGCCCCCAGCGGCGGCGGCAAGGCCGTGGTCGACGCGGGCTTCACCCAGGTCGACTTCGCGAAGCCCGCCGCCTCCTCCTTCTCCTTCACCCCGCCCAAGGGCGCGAAGGTGACCGAGGCCGACGAGCTGAAGGCCGGGGCCGAGGAGAAGGGCGCCGCGGAGAAGGCACGGAAGGACCTGGGCGCGCTGGAGGGCTTCCAGGGCCTGAACGTCATCGGCGAGGGCTGGAACGCCGTCGCGGAGATCGAGGTCCCGGGCGGGGCGGGCCTGCCCGCGCAGGGCTCCGGCGACGTACCGGCACAGGCGCAGCAGTTCCTCGACGCCCTCGGCGACAAGGTCACCGGGGACTTCGGCTCGGGCACGGTCTTCAAGACGCGCCTGGTCAACGCCCTGCTGACGGACGACGGCAAGGTCTACGTC